A genomic region of [Eubacterium] eligens ATCC 27750 contains the following coding sequences:
- a CDS encoding diaminopimelate decarboxylase family protein produces the protein MVGVNELKEIAIKCGTPSYIFDTDELCARIDAMQQILGCGVTVCYAMKANPFLISVLDKKLDKFEVCSPGEFAICEKEGINREKIVLSGVNKEKKDILYTMKTGAVGIYTVESLNQLELINSCAVECGIKVKVLIRVTSGNQFGINERQVYEIADRKDELKGIILEGIQCYSGTQKKKLSQIEAEVVWLQAIAHTCEAEHGVELKEIEYGPGLSVDYFVTDKCDAMNTDFDELKEFAVMIKEMSEKFNVTLEMGRYIAATCGILISRIADMKMNDTTRYAIIDSGINHINYYGQAMAMKKPRCEFIPMEYTEGFADGVDHEVEVYSQGVQPYNICGSLCTVGDVIVKNLELKDAKIGDMIAFYNIGAYSVTEGIYLFLSRRMPAIVMYSMKNGYRIVRNPVDTFLINSVSTQ, from the coding sequence ATGGTAGGAGTTAATGAATTAAAAGAGATTGCCATAAAATGTGGAACACCATCGTATATATTTGATACAGATGAGCTATGTGCAAGGATTGATGCCATGCAGCAGATTTTGGGATGCGGTGTTACAGTGTGTTATGCAATGAAGGCTAATCCGTTTCTTATCAGCGTGCTTGACAAGAAGCTTGACAAATTCGAGGTATGTTCTCCGGGTGAATTTGCGATATGCGAAAAAGAAGGCATAAACAGGGAGAAGATTGTACTTTCGGGTGTTAATAAGGAAAAGAAAGATATTCTCTACACAATGAAGACAGGTGCTGTTGGAATCTACACTGTGGAATCGCTTAACCAGCTTGAACTTATCAATTCATGTGCAGTTGAGTGTGGCATTAAGGTTAAGGTTCTTATAAGAGTTACCAGCGGCAACCAGTTCGGTATTAATGAGCGTCAGGTATATGAGATTGCAGACAGAAAGGATGAACTTAAGGGAATTATCCTTGAGGGAATCCAGTGCTATTCGGGAACCCAGAAGAAGAAATTAAGCCAGATAGAAGCTGAGGTAGTATGGTTACAGGCAATAGCACATACATGTGAGGCTGAACATGGTGTTGAGCTTAAAGAGATTGAATATGGTCCTGGCCTGTCAGTTGATTACTTTGTTACAGACAAATGTGATGCCATGAATACTGATTTTGACGAGCTTAAAGAGTTTGCTGTGATGATTAAAGAAATGTCCGAAAAGTTCAATGTTACTCTTGAGATGGGACGATATATTGCAGCTACCTGTGGAATACTTATAAGCAGAATTGCTGATATGAAGATGAATGACACAACAAGATACGCAATTATTGACAGTGGAATTAATCATATTAATTATTATGGACAGGCTATGGCTATGAAGAAACCAAGATGTGAATTCATTCCAATGGAGTACACAGAAGGGTTTGCTGATGGCGTAGATCATGAGGTGGAAGTGTATTCACAGGGAGTGCAGCCGTATAATATATGTGGTTCATTATGTACAGTAGGAGATGTAATTGTTAAGAATCTTGAATTAAAGGATGCTAAGATTGGTGATATGATAGCATTTTATAATATTGGAGCGTATTCTGTTACAGAGGGAATATATCTGTTCCTGAGCCGCCGAATGCCTGCAATTGTGATGTATTCAATGAAGAATGGCTACAGGATTGTTAGAAATCCAGTGGACACTTTTTTAATAAACAGTGTTAGTACACAATAA
- a CDS encoding aminotransferase class I/II-fold pyridoxal phosphate-dependent enzyme, with protein sequence MQAIILAAGMGKRLKELTQNNTKCMVKVNGVSLIDRLLHQLEKHHLSRIVIVVGYEGQKLIDYIATLGIKTPISYVDNAVYDKTNNIYSLALAKNYLMEEDTLLFESDVIIEDSAIDELVKDPRDTLAMVDKYESWMDGTCVKLDEYDNIVAFVPGKSFDFKEKEEYYKTVNIYKFSKHFSQDIYVPFLEAYCSALGENEYYEQVLRVITMLDTPGIKGMRLSGQKWYEIDDEQDLDIATTLFAPDDETRINLMHKRYGGFWRYPGLLDFCYLVNPYYPPKKLKDELRASFDTLLTEYPSGMGVNSLLAAKNFGVHKDNIIVGNGAAELIKSLMESFSGKTGVIRPTFEEYPNRYAVEDEVVFTPVNDNYTYSVEELIEFYTCNKVDNIIIINPDNPSGNYLKKEEIIRLIKWTDSQGIKLVVDESFADFSDEPDNSLIEQKLIETYSRLYVMKSISKSYGVPGLRLGVLVSSDTEAIAAMKKDVAIWNINSFGEYYLQVAEKYKKDYAAAMDKFRVERKRFYNELEQISGIRVIPSQANYFMIEITNGMTAKELMIKLFKNHYLLIKDLTSKVHDGKQYIRIAIRNDVDNNKMIEALKKELN encoded by the coding sequence ATGCAGGCAATTATTTTAGCAGCAGGAATGGGAAAGCGTTTAAAAGAACTTACCCAGAATAATACCAAATGTATGGTAAAGGTTAATGGAGTATCGCTTATAGATAGGCTTTTGCATCAGCTTGAGAAACATCATCTCTCAAGAATAGTGATTGTTGTGGGTTATGAAGGACAGAAGCTGATTGATTATATAGCGACATTAGGAATTAAGACACCAATTTCATATGTTGACAATGCGGTATATGATAAGACAAACAATATTTATTCACTTGCGCTGGCAAAGAATTATCTTATGGAAGAAGATACTCTGCTTTTTGAATCAGATGTAATTATTGAGGATTCTGCAATTGATGAACTTGTAAAAGATCCGAGAGATACACTTGCCATGGTAGATAAATATGAGAGCTGGATGGATGGTACATGTGTAAAGCTTGACGAATATGATAACATTGTTGCATTTGTTCCAGGAAAGAGCTTTGATTTTAAGGAAAAAGAGGAATACTATAAAACTGTAAATATCTACAAATTCAGCAAACATTTTTCACAGGATATATATGTTCCTTTCCTTGAGGCATATTGTAGTGCATTGGGAGAAAATGAATATTATGAACAGGTTCTTAGAGTTATAACGATGCTGGACACACCTGGAATTAAAGGTATGAGATTATCAGGTCAGAAATGGTATGAAATAGACGATGAGCAGGATCTTGATATAGCAACAACACTTTTTGCTCCGGATGATGAGACAAGAATTAACCTTATGCATAAAAGATATGGAGGATTCTGGAGATATCCGGGATTGTTGGATTTCTGTTATCTTGTTAATCCTTATTATCCGCCTAAAAAGCTTAAGGATGAACTGCGTGCGAGCTTTGATACACTTTTGACAGAATATCCTTCAGGTATGGGAGTTAATTCTTTACTTGCAGCTAAGAATTTTGGTGTTCATAAAGACAACATAATAGTTGGAAATGGAGCAGCAGAACTTATTAAGTCTCTTATGGAGAGCTTTTCTGGAAAGACAGGCGTTATCAGACCTACATTTGAAGAATATCCTAACAGATATGCTGTTGAAGACGAAGTGGTATTTACACCGGTAAATGACAATTATACATATTCGGTTGAAGAACTGATAGAGTTCTATACATGCAACAAGGTAGATAATATTATTATTATTAATCCTGATAATCCATCTGGTAATTATCTGAAAAAGGAAGAGATTATAAGGTTAATAAAATGGACAGACAGTCAGGGAATCAAGCTGGTGGTTGATGAGTCGTTTGCTGATTTCTCCGATGAACCGGATAATTCTCTTATAGAACAGAAACTTATTGAAACATATAGCAGATTATATGTTATGAAAAGTATATCTAAATCATACGGTGTGCCGGGACTGAGGCTTGGAGTCCTTGTTTCCTCAGATACAGAAGCGATTGCAGCAATGAAAAAAGATGTTGCAATATGGAATATTAATTCATTTGGAGAGTATTATCTTCAGGTTGCAGAAAAGTATAAGAAAGATTATGCAGCTGCAATGGACAAATTCCGCGTAGAAAGAAAAAGGTTCTATAATGAACTGGAGCAGATATCTGGTATAAGGGTCATCCCATCACAGGCTAATTATTTTATGATTGAGATAACTAATGGAATGACAGCAAAGGAACTTATGATAAAACTGTTTAAGAATCATTATCTTCTTATAAAGGATCTTACATCAAAAGTACATGATGGAAAACAGTATATAAGAATTGCAATCAGAAATGATGTAGATAACAACAAGATGATTGAAGCATTAAAAAAAGAACTTAATTAA
- a CDS encoding GtrA family protein, which translates to MSNNTDNNMQETKPDIFDKIMHLPGLRVFEPLYKKYKEVLLYLFFGVLTTVVSIGSYALFNVAMGINELIANVISWVLAVLFAFFTNRIWVFAAPTKTVEEFMKQLVSFAGGRVLTLVIEEIILLVFITMLHFNSMLIKFIAQVVVIILNYVISKLLVFRKDKSEK; encoded by the coding sequence ATGAGTAACAATACAGATAATAATATGCAGGAAACTAAGCCGGATATATTTGATAAGATTATGCATCTGCCGGGTCTGAGGGTGTTTGAACCATTGTATAAGAAGTATAAGGAAGTGCTTTTATATCTTTTCTTTGGAGTACTTACAACAGTAGTAAGTATTGGTTCATATGCGCTCTTTAATGTTGCAATGGGAATTAATGAGCTTATTGCAAATGTTATATCATGGGTACTTGCAGTACTTTTTGCATTCTTTACTAACAGGATATGGGTGTTTGCAGCACCAACTAAGACTGTGGAAGAATTTATGAAACAGTTGGTTTCATTTGCGGGTGGAAGAGTATTAACTCTTGTAATTGAGGAGATAATTCTTCTTGTGTTCATTACAATGCTGCATTTCAACAGTATGTTAATAAAGTTTATTGCGCAGGTTGTGGTAATTATACTTAATTATGTTATAAGTAAGCTGCTTGTATTCAGAAAAGATAAGAGTGAGAAGTAA
- a CDS encoding amino acid adenylation domain-containing protein, with amino-acid sequence MEKNVLEFLENSQRMYGEKTACADMNNELTYTQLMNQAEFIGSCLSLKIKPTQGVPVYMDKTCNTLSLFMGIVYAGGYYCMLDTTHPAERINLILDTIQADILVVDNKSAKKAEKLGFQGEIINLDELLEEYDGQAVDSEAQERLEKIREQALDTDPLYSIFTSGSTGVPKGVIVNHRSTIDFIDCFTETFGITNEDVIGNQAPFDFDVSVKDIYSSLKTGATLQLIPKMCFSFPTKLLDFLDDRKVTTIIWAVSALCIVTTLNGFEYKRPSSLNKIMFSGEVMPIKHLNAWRVQYPDAMFVNLYGPTEITCNCTYYIIDREFGLDEKLPMGKPFANERVFLLDDEDKLVDAGRPGELGEICVSGTAVTMGYLRNPEKTAAAFVQNPLNDRYLETIYRTGDLGYYSEDGELFFSSRKDFQIKHMGHRIELGEIETYMNAIEGLLRSCCIFDTDENKILGFFEIEGASELDRKGVTHALKDKVPQWMIPNVLVKVETMPITKNGKIDRKELMKIYKEQEA; translated from the coding sequence ATGGAAAAGAATGTATTAGAGTTTCTTGAAAACTCACAGAGAATGTATGGGGAAAAGACAGCGTGTGCGGACATGAATAATGAACTTACATACACACAGCTTATGAATCAGGCAGAGTTCATAGGAAGCTGTCTCTCACTTAAGATTAAGCCTACACAGGGAGTTCCTGTGTATATGGATAAGACATGTAATACATTATCTTTATTTATGGGAATTGTGTATGCAGGCGGATATTACTGTATGCTTGATACAACTCATCCGGCTGAGAGAATTAATCTTATATTAGATACGATCCAGGCAGATATTCTGGTTGTAGATAATAAGTCAGCCAAGAAAGCAGAAAAGCTCGGATTTCAGGGCGAGATTATTAATCTTGACGAATTGCTTGAAGAGTATGACGGACAGGCTGTGGATTCAGAGGCTCAGGAGAGACTGGAAAAGATAAGAGAACAGGCACTTGATACAGATCCTCTGTATTCAATATTTACATCAGGTTCAACAGGAGTTCCTAAGGGAGTTATTGTCAATCATCGTTCAACAATAGATTTTATTGATTGCTTTACGGAAACATTTGGAATTACTAATGAGGATGTTATAGGTAATCAGGCACCTTTTGACTTTGATGTATCAGTTAAGGATATATATTCAAGTTTAAAGACAGGCGCAACCTTACAGCTTATTCCTAAGATGTGCTTTTCGTTCCCAACCAAACTGCTTGATTTCCTTGATGACAGAAAGGTTACAACTATTATATGGGCTGTATCAGCGTTATGTATTGTAACAACTCTTAATGGATTCGAGTATAAGAGGCCATCTTCACTTAACAAGATTATGTTCAGCGGAGAGGTTATGCCTATAAAGCATCTTAATGCATGGAGAGTGCAGTATCCGGATGCAATGTTTGTTAATCTTTACGGACCAACAGAGATAACATGTAATTGTACATATTATATTATTGACAGAGAGTTTGGTCTTGACGAGAAGCTTCCGATGGGAAAGCCATTTGCCAATGAAAGAGTATTCCTGTTAGATGATGAGGATAAGCTTGTTGATGCAGGCAGACCAGGCGAGTTAGGAGAAATATGTGTATCTGGAACAGCTGTAACTATGGGGTATCTGCGTAATCCTGAAAAGACAGCAGCGGCATTTGTACAGAATCCTCTTAATGACAGATATCTGGAAACTATATACCGCACAGGTGATCTTGGTTACTATAGTGAAGATGGTGAACTTTTCTTCTCATCAAGAAAGGACTTCCAGATTAAGCATATGGGACACAGAATCGAGCTGGGCGAAATTGAGACATACATGAATGCTATAGAGGGACTTCTAAGAAGCTGCTGTATATTTGATACAGACGAGAATAAGATTCTCGGATTCTTTGAGATAGAAGGAGCAAGTGAGCTTGACAGAAAGGGCGTAACACATGCTCTCAAAGATAAAGTGCCACAGTGGATGATTCCAAATGTGCTCGTTAAGGTTGAAACAATGCCGATTACTAAGAATGGTAAAATTGACAGAAAAGAACTTATGAAGATATATAAAGAACAGGAGGCATAG
- a CDS encoding MBOAT family O-acyltransferase, producing MSLVSTGFLVFLLVGVIVYYLIPKKAQWAWLLILSYAYYLCSGYKTVVFILLTTIVTFTSGILLERTEDNLAKSLKAEGLAREDKKALKEKAKTYKKRVVVLALLLVFGVLAVVKYHNFAIENVNGIIKAFGGNGRISTFTLLLPLGISFYSFQSISYVIDVYRGKVKACNNIFKYALFVSYFPQITQGPIGRYDRLAPQFFAEHKYDLVVIQHGLQRMAWGLFKKFIIADRAGVVSDLVFNNPGQYHGIYVIIGVLAYCAQLYGDFAGGIDMVMGASEMFGIHLDDNFRQPFFSHSIGEFWRRWHITLGTWMKDYVFYPFSLSKAMNKLGKFFKKHSKTRFGKYMAKALPICLADLLIFFIVGVWHGAAWKYIVYGMYNGIIMSFSSIMAPVYEKMFKITHINKNARWYRGWQIIRTFILVNISWYFDNAATLTDAFRLMGNTFKHASLSMDAVVKMSGSQLDLIILLVGCFVWLIISILKEKGIVIREALDRKPLIIRWAVYIALVMSVAMLGYISNTSGGFMYAQF from the coding sequence ATGTCACTAGTTTCTACCGGATTTCTGGTATTTTTATTAGTGGGAGTAATTGTATATTATCTTATACCTAAGAAGGCACAGTGGGCATGGCTTTTGATATTAAGCTATGCCTACTATTTATGTTCGGGATATAAGACTGTTGTGTTCATATTACTTACAACAATCGTTACTTTCACATCAGGAATCCTTTTAGAGAGAACAGAGGATAATCTTGCCAAAAGTCTTAAAGCAGAAGGACTGGCAAGAGAAGATAAAAAGGCTTTAAAAGAAAAGGCAAAGACATATAAGAAAAGAGTTGTAGTACTTGCTCTTCTTCTGGTATTTGGTGTGCTTGCAGTTGTTAAGTACCATAATTTTGCGATAGAGAATGTTAATGGCATAATTAAGGCATTTGGTGGTAATGGCAGGATATCAACATTTACACTGCTTCTTCCACTTGGAATATCTTTCTATTCATTCCAGTCGATATCATATGTTATTGATGTATACAGAGGCAAAGTAAAGGCATGTAATAACATTTTTAAATATGCTTTGTTTGTTTCATATTTTCCTCAGATAACACAAGGACCTATAGGAAGATATGACAGGCTTGCACCACAGTTTTTTGCAGAGCATAAGTATGATTTAGTTGTTATACAGCATGGATTGCAGCGTATGGCCTGGGGACTTTTCAAAAAGTTCATTATAGCCGACCGTGCAGGAGTCGTGTCTGATCTGGTATTTAATAATCCGGGTCAGTATCATGGAATATATGTAATAATAGGTGTTCTTGCTTATTGTGCACAGCTATACGGAGATTTTGCCGGTGGAATTGATATGGTTATGGGTGCTTCCGAGATGTTTGGAATTCATCTGGATGATAATTTTAGGCAGCCATTCTTCTCTCATTCTATTGGAGAATTCTGGCGCAGATGGCACATAACACTTGGTACATGGATGAAGGATTATGTGTTCTATCCATTCAGCTTAAGTAAAGCTATGAATAAGCTTGGTAAGTTTTTCAAGAAACATAGTAAAACAAGATTTGGTAAATACATGGCAAAGGCATTACCTATATGTCTGGCAGATTTACTCATATTTTTTATAGTAGGTGTATGGCATGGAGCAGCATGGAAGTATATCGTATATGGTATGTACAATGGTATAATCATGAGCTTTAGCAGTATTATGGCACCTGTTTATGAAAAAATGTTTAAAATAACTCATATTAATAAGAATGCACGCTGGTACAGAGGATGGCAGATAATAAGAACATTTATACTTGTTAATATAAGCTGGTATTTTGATAACGCAGCTACTCTTACAGATGCATTCAGACTTATGGGAAATACATTTAAACATGCATCATTAAGCATGGACGCCGTTGTAAAAATGTCTGGAAGCCAGCTGGATTTAATAATATTGCTTGTGGGCTGCTTTGTATGGCTTATTATAAGCATACTTAAAGAGAAAGGCATTGTAATCAGAGAAGCTCTTGACAGAAAGCCTCTGATTATCAGATGGGCTGTATACATAGCTCTTGTTATGTCGGTTGCAATGCTTGGCTATATTTCTAATACATCGGGTGGATTTATGTACGCCCAGTTCTAA